Proteins from one Abyssibacter profundi genomic window:
- the recN gene encoding DNA repair protein RecN has protein sequence MLRQLSIQNLAVITDLNLDFGDGFNVLTGETGAGKSILIDAIGLVLGHRADSDAVRTGQPRAQVDAAFDVGVDSPAGAWLRDQALDDPDDPGCCLIRRVVMADGGSRAFINGSQANIRSLRALGERLVDVHGQHDSQRLLDPTQQRQLLDAFGRHDQVLTTVATRAADLKRLRDALGEAQSAGKPTEAEIELLQFQLQELDAIAPEPGEFEQLDQEQRRLANAEQLMRDAAAVIGLLVESDDGAAIERSGKARDVLSDLEAVDSAFSEARELVDSATIQLEDAARLVTRQLDRMELDPERLQIVDDRLTELHRLARKHDCQPDTLPELIQSLRHRLDQAIHAGEHTERLQQEIEAALAAYREAAQQLTRARSDAAMRMQQAVTDNVRSLGMPDAQVRISIRPDPEQVGPHGMDRVTFEIAANPGQSARPLARVASGGELSRLALAIQLVVLGDDAAPTMIFDEVDAGIGGAVAEIVGRRLAELSERHQVLCVTHLPQVAAQGHQQYHVSKQSSDQATRTRVEQLQEDRRVEEIARMLGGVEVTERTRAHAREMLGLGEATA, from the coding sequence ATGTTGCGCCAGCTTTCTATCCAGAATCTCGCCGTGATTACCGATCTCAATCTGGATTTCGGAGACGGCTTCAACGTCCTCACCGGCGAAACCGGTGCGGGCAAGTCCATTCTGATCGACGCCATCGGCCTCGTACTGGGTCACCGCGCTGACTCAGACGCTGTCCGCACCGGCCAACCGCGCGCGCAGGTCGACGCGGCTTTCGACGTGGGTGTGGATTCGCCCGCAGGTGCCTGGCTGCGTGATCAGGCGCTGGACGACCCCGACGACCCCGGGTGCTGCCTGATCCGCCGCGTGGTCATGGCGGACGGCGGCTCGCGTGCTTTTATCAACGGTTCGCAGGCGAATATCCGCAGCCTCAGGGCGCTGGGCGAACGGCTGGTCGATGTCCATGGCCAGCACGACAGCCAGCGCCTGCTCGACCCCACCCAGCAGCGTCAGTTGCTGGACGCATTCGGACGCCACGACCAGGTCCTGACAACCGTGGCGACACGGGCGGCCGATCTCAAACGGCTGCGCGACGCACTGGGCGAGGCACAATCGGCAGGCAAGCCGACCGAGGCAGAAATCGAATTGCTGCAATTCCAGCTCCAGGAACTGGACGCCATCGCGCCTGAACCGGGTGAATTCGAACAGCTCGACCAGGAGCAGCGGCGGTTGGCCAATGCGGAGCAGCTCATGCGGGATGCAGCGGCCGTCATCGGCCTGCTCGTCGAGTCCGACGACGGCGCCGCCATTGAGCGCAGCGGCAAGGCCCGGGACGTGCTGTCCGACCTGGAGGCTGTCGACAGTGCCTTTTCCGAGGCGCGCGAACTTGTGGATTCCGCGACCATCCAGCTGGAGGATGCTGCGCGTCTGGTTACGCGCCAGCTAGACCGCATGGAACTGGATCCCGAGCGGCTGCAAATCGTAGATGATCGATTAACCGAGCTGCACCGCTTGGCCCGCAAACATGACTGCCAGCCCGACACCCTGCCCGAGTTGATTCAAAGCCTGCGCCATCGGCTGGATCAGGCCATCCACGCCGGCGAGCACACGGAGCGACTGCAGCAGGAGATCGAGGCCGCCCTTGCGGCGTATCGAGAGGCCGCCCAGCAACTCACACGCGCGCGCTCAGACGCTGCCATGCGGATGCAGCAGGCCGTGACCGACAATGTGCGCAGCCTCGGCATGCCTGACGCGCAGGTTCGCATCAGTATCCGTCCAGACCCCGAGCAGGTTGGCCCGCACGGGATGGATCGCGTCACGTTTGAAATTGCCGCCAATCCCGGTCAAAGCGCGCGGCCACTGGCTCGCGTCGCCTCCGGGGGCGAGCTCTCCCGCTTGGCGCTGGCCATTCAGCTCGTGGTGCTGGGCGACGACGCAGCGCCGACCATGATCTTCGATGAGGTGGACGCCGGCATCGGCGGCGCCGTTGCAGAAATCGTCGGCCGACGCCTGGCGGAGTTGTCAGAGCGACATCAGGTGCTCTGCGTGACCCACCTGCCGCAGGTGGCCGCGCAGGGGCATCAGCAGTATCACGTCAGCAAACAAAGCAGCGACCAGGCGACCCGAACCCGGGTTGAACAACTGCAGGAGGATCGCCGCGTCGAAGAAATTGCCCGCATGCTCGGTGGCGTTGAGGTCACCGAGCGCACACGAGCCCACGCCCGCGAGATGCTCGGCTTGGGCGAAGCCACGGCCTGA
- a CDS encoding NAD(+) kinase produces MTEFRHVGIVAKRDDAAVLTTVERLARYLLNRGLSILPDAIAAPVTPAAPISRAEMGPQCDLCIVVGGDGTLLDAGRYMAPHDVPIVGVNRGRLGFMVDVSPDDMSARLDEILDGQGIREDRLMIEGHPDVQGDPIKRFLALNDVVVRNRAFARLLEFDTRINGEFVTRHRADGIVISTPTGSTAYALSSGGPIVHTGIDALTLVPICPHTLSDRPLVINANSELEVVVHGDNTEALVTWDGQVSHPLAGGDRIRIRASDKRLTLIHPPGYDYFHILRSKLHWGRGQA; encoded by the coding sequence GTGACCGAATTCCGTCATGTCGGCATTGTTGCTAAACGGGACGATGCCGCGGTGCTGACGACGGTTGAGCGGCTGGCGCGTTACCTCCTGAACCGCGGGTTGAGCATTCTTCCAGATGCCATTGCTGCACCGGTGACCCCTGCCGCGCCGATCAGTCGCGCCGAGATGGGGCCGCAGTGCGATCTGTGCATCGTGGTCGGCGGTGATGGCACGCTGCTGGATGCAGGCCGCTACATGGCACCGCACGACGTTCCGATTGTCGGCGTCAACCGCGGCCGGCTCGGATTCATGGTCGACGTCTCACCAGATGACATGAGCGCACGCCTCGACGAAATCCTTGATGGTCAGGGTATTCGTGAGGATCGGCTGATGATCGAGGGGCATCCGGATGTCCAGGGTGACCCCATCAAGCGGTTTCTGGCGCTCAACGATGTGGTGGTGAGGAACCGCGCGTTTGCGCGACTGTTGGAATTCGATACGCGTATCAATGGCGAATTCGTGACCCGGCACCGGGCTGACGGCATCGTCATTTCCACGCCGACCGGCTCCACGGCCTACGCGTTGTCCAGTGGAGGCCCGATTGTTCACACCGGGATTGATGCGCTGACCTTGGTTCCCATCTGCCCGCATACGCTGTCGGACCGGCCACTGGTCATCAACGCCAACAGCGAACTCGAAGTCGTGGTTCACGGCGACAATACCGAGGCGCTGGTGACCTGGGACGGCCAGGTCAGCCATCCACTGGCCGGTGGTGACCGCATCCGCATCCGGGCCTCGGACAAGCGCCTGACGCTCATCCACCCGCCGGGCTACGACTACTTCCACATTCTTCGCAGCAAGCTGCACTGGGGACGCGGGCAAGCCTGA
- the hrcA gene encoding heat-inducible transcriptional repressor HrcA: MGPESRIETDLPSLNARQATLLKTLVEQFIADGRPVGSSTLLARSGLGVSAATVRSIMVDLAEQGYVSAPHASSGRVPTALGYRFFVDSLLEPEQLAAPTARELRAKLRAADSHHEQLTSDASAMLADLTRMAGIVSVPRSDLRLLRQIEFLPLSGRRVLVVLVVDRDEVQNRVVQLQRAYSRDALERAAAFINRCAAGRHLFEVAELLRREVEAARAAVGAELATMMQQAVSPSAGRENDGLVIAGEPNLLAFSEIGSRERLGALLHALDRKQEIAALFRKCLDADGVQIFIGKESGVAVLDECSVVTAPYHVDGEVAGVLGVIGPTRMAYQRIVPLVGLTAQMFGSGLKT, from the coding sequence GTGGGCCCCGAGTCTCGCATCGAAACCGATTTGCCGTCATTGAATGCACGCCAAGCGACGTTACTCAAGACGCTGGTCGAGCAGTTTATCGCGGACGGTCGTCCTGTCGGCTCCTCAACGCTGCTGGCCAGAAGCGGGCTGGGCGTTAGCGCCGCGACCGTGCGCAGCATCATGGTGGATTTGGCCGAGCAGGGCTACGTGTCCGCCCCGCATGCCTCCTCCGGGCGCGTGCCGACTGCATTGGGTTACCGCTTTTTCGTCGACAGCTTGCTCGAGCCGGAGCAATTGGCGGCACCAACTGCGCGGGAGCTTCGGGCCAAGCTGCGCGCCGCGGATAGTCATCACGAGCAGCTGACTAGCGACGCCTCGGCCATGTTGGCCGATCTAACGCGGATGGCAGGCATCGTGTCGGTGCCGCGCAGCGATTTGCGCCTGCTGCGGCAAATCGAGTTCCTACCCTTGTCCGGCCGGCGTGTGCTGGTCGTGCTGGTGGTGGATCGGGACGAGGTGCAGAACCGCGTGGTGCAGCTACAGCGCGCATACTCCCGGGACGCGCTGGAGCGCGCCGCTGCCTTTATTAATCGCTGTGCGGCGGGCCGACATCTGTTCGAGGTGGCCGAGTTGCTCCGCCGTGAGGTCGAGGCCGCGCGTGCCGCCGTGGGTGCGGAACTGGCGACGATGATGCAACAGGCCGTCAGTCCTTCAGCCGGCCGGGAGAATGACGGCTTGGTGATCGCCGGCGAGCCCAATTTGTTGGCGTTCTCCGAGATCGGAAGTCGTGAACGACTGGGTGCATTGCTCCATGCGCTGGATCGTAAGCAGGAAATCGCTGCCTTGTTCCGCAAGTGCCTGGATGCCGACGGGGTGCAAATTTTTATCGGCAAGGAATCGGGTGTGGCCGTGCTGGACGAGTGCAGTGTCGTCACCGCGCCGTATCACGTCGATGGAGAGGTGGCCGGCGTCCTTG